The Solanum pennellii chromosome 4, SPENNV200 genomic interval gaattttctctaTAATATCATCGTTTAATCAAATACCTTTTGATGGTTATAACAACATGTTATCTTgttatagaaaatatataattaattaatataacataaaaattgatCCAAATAAATTGACTACTATTTTATATACCTACCTACCCTATTAGGTATTCGAGGGAGAGGCTAGAATTGAAAAATACCAGGTTCCATATATATGAGATAGGCTAAAGATATGAGACTAGCAGTATGATGTACGGAGAACAAAGACCAATTTAATATTAAGTAATTGAGgtatcaaacaaaaattaattactcTGGATAGGACACTAGTACCCTTGATTATGATCAAATTAAAGGAACTACCttcaaactcaaattttaaaataaaaattatacacCTTTTTAGCTTACGTGACACATGTTGTGACTCCACATAGTTGCGGCGCATAGGATATATATGCTTGAATTtcacgtaagccaaaaaggtgTACACTAGTACAaaatgagaaataaataaatactttagagtaatagaaccttagtttaATTAAAGTGAGTTTCAAAATATTCGATTATAATCTAGAGAGATACTTGTACCTTTATTGCTAATATAAAAGATCTTTACTATGGAAGTGTACTtctaagatttattttatttgtgacGTGATGCAGGAAGAATCATCATCAAATGATACAAATAGAATATTTCTAGTACTTATATATGTTCCAGTAAGTCCAAGTAATTGCAGATTGATGATGACATCCTTCAGAAACTTTGCTGGTTGGGAGTATAAACTATTTCCACCATGGAAATTTCACCTTGAAAAAAACCCAATCATTGATTCTGATTTATATTTACTTCATCTTCAGGTAATTAATTATCCtcttacaattttttattttactagtATTCATAACATATTATCCTTGTAATttcttgttctttaatttttattataaatataatttttttcaaaatgatttattGATATCTTTAGTATTTTGTCATGAATCTTTCACTtctgttatttctttttttgaacttctttatgttagtttgacattttaatattaataaaaatgtatcATATGTCACGTTTTCTATCATGACAACCTAaatgattgtttatttatttctgtcaaatttttttcaacgttaatatttttattgtatgttACACCAactctttattatatttttcattgagcTGACAGTGTAGTGGGAACAATCTCTCTATCTTCAAGGTAATGTAGGGATAAGATAAGTATATAAACTACCTTCCTCAATCTCTTCTTGTGGGATTATAttggtgtatatatatgttgcatttcttaaaaagttaattagtaaaaattaattatgttgttCATCAAACTCTCCAAATGTGTAATATTTAGTTCCTTTTGAAGGAGCACAAGCTAAGGGAAAAAGGTCTACATAATTGGCAAAAAGTTTGTTATGTACCAACAAAGGCAGATGCACTTGTGGTTGGTTTTAGAAGATGGTTGATCAAATATGGAGGTGCTCAAGTTGATTGGGGCACAAAATTTACTGGTGACTTGCAACCAACTCCTTCCAGGGAACAACTTTTGGACAGGTGTGTATATAGCTCGATAATAATAAATTGCGTGAATCTCTCATCTAAATATTATACTTGTTATATGAACTATGCATAGGTATTGGACTGATAGAATATGTGCCTTCActtatcagtcaatggaccaggtcccttgacacactaATAAGTATGAACATaaagtaaatgcagtttaagaacacaatgattttacgtacctccttgcttaagggagtaaaaccacgacctgtctcacaggattttcaattgttttcactaatcttcacaagcaaaagtgaaacacgattacaacaaatgtgagaagaagtttttaatctcacgttcaAGCAATAATCTCTATTGCTTAcaaagcctaagtagaaaaaaactaaccactaagctatcccacctagacaacttagaatttcaatattacccactgattcctttatagtttcaagaatagtttacaatgtaagaccaagagaatatattcttaaacaacTACACAAAATGCTCCAGAGATTTCTGTTGTTGTTTGAATAATTCTGCTGTTTGTTTGCTGATAGCCTTTGCAAGTGTTCTTGAAAATTCTTTACCAAGTTGCAAAAACTGAACAtaatgtttaggaaagtgacttttatatggacaagtcactttccttaaacaatttgccattggttggagaagtCTGTCTTTCTGACGCCGTTGGGAAgagtgcacctactttctgtaccttctCTAGCTGGCAGTCAACCGGCTCGTCATATTGGGagcctggtacctttacaaggtccctgagtttgtttcatcttcaaaactcaagtaagaaacctggtacctttacaaggtccctgagtttgtcaaatcatcaaaactgcaaataatattttccccctttttgattaTGACAAACAATACTCTCACGCACCACTCCAGAATGTTCCCCCTTACTGTATTCCCCCTCACTTTGTTCCCCCTCACTATATTCCCCCTCACTGTATTCCCCCACACACATACAACTCAGCCACTTAGCTACTTACAAGTTTTACTTCCCctttttggcatcataaaaaagagatACAGTAAACCAATTATGTCAATAGCAATATCAGATAAGATCAAAGCTAGATAGCAATCAATCAGAAAGGGAAAAACATTCACAATAGATAATAACTAGAACACCAGGGGAATAAGTTAAATAGCATTCCACGATAACATTTAGTACATTAAAATCAAACTGATAACCCAACGACACAAAGAAAAGCCACAAAAAGAAAACACAGGGGAAGATTTTAACAGGCTAGGAAGGAGGAAGTTGATGAGAAAGGGACTGGATAATGAGAGTGAGTCGAGCATTGGCAACATCATTATCCTTAATTGCCTTCTCTTGTAAGACAGTAATCTTGGCCTTCAACTCTGCATTTCTCTCTCCAGGGCTTGAACCACGGAAGTACCAGGTCCCTCAGTCTGTGCAGTAAGTAGTTCAGCTATGAGTATAGCAATTTCAGCATCTTTACCACTCAAACGCACAGTTAGCTCCTCAACCTCATGCTTGAGTTGATCCTGATCGTCTATGAGTTGAGCCATCTTGCTCTTGGGATTGCTTCTCCCTTCGATACACTCACATTCGACCAGGGTACTCTCTGAAACAGTTTGTTTCACAGTCCCAACCCTGCCAACACTTAGAcgaattttaaaatgtttgaatactTCAGTGAGAAAGTATCCGTATCCCATTCCATCAATGCCTTTCCTCTCGATGACATTTTTGTACATGTGCTCAAGCATAAGACCTTGGAGATTCAGAGGTTCGAATCTGCACAACATCTCCATCACAAATAAGTCAGCAGAAGTTGCTGAAGTCCTCTTTTCAGTCTGAGGAAGAAGAACTTTGTTAACAAATTCGAACACCAATTGGTACTCGCTCTTCATGACCTTCTTAAAAACTCCAGCAACCTTTGTTGTGGGAATCTTAGAAACCAAGGACACAAACTCAATCGAACAAGTTTTCCCAGTCACAGACCTGGTTCCTTCTCTAGGTACCCTCAGAATTTTGCCCAGCAGAAACTCATCCAGATGCACTGCAATGTCATTTACTCTTGTGACGATACTCCCATCTTCTTTGAATTGAATGTTGTAATAGAATTCGCACACTTCTTCTTCATAGAGAATAGGAGATTTCCTATGCATCCATGATTGAATTTCCACCATGTCATGAAGAGAGTCCATGCTGGGAAGATTGATTATTCCCATATCAAAAACTCTTTCAGCCAACATAGCTTGCTTCCTCAAGTTGTCAACAACTTCCTGCATGTTGACCTCTTCTTCACTCCTGTCTTGGGCACCAGGTCCCTGTGATCTCTTCTGTTTTCCTGCAGAACTTTTCTTTTTGGGTTTTGTTTTCTCAACCTTCTTTGAATCCTTTGACTTTGTTTTTCCTGACCTTTTCTTCttgcttttcttttcaacttcttcaGCAGACAACTCAACAACATCAGATTCAGGCATTTTAAAGTTTGATACTTTAAAGGTTCTGGCACTCCTAATTTCAGCCGTAGGTCTTGCACTAGCCTTTAAGGCATCAGCCATCAATTTTCAAGCATCCGACCTAGTAGTAGGTCTTCTTCTAGGAGCCTCTTCCAcaaccttttcttttcctttcctaGACACCTCAACCTCCCTTCTTTCAACCTTCTATTCAATGGGTTCCTCATCACTTTCAGAATTTGAGGAGTTATAAGAAGGATACCTCCCAAAATCTGGAGTTTTATCAAAAATGGGTTGAGTGTCTCTTACTTCTTCCCTTTGTAAAGCCTCAGTTTGCTCAGCCCTAGCTTCTTCTCTCATCATTGCAAGACTTTCAATAACAAGTTCTTCACTTGCTGCCAAGATGTTTGACTTAGACGATTTATTTCTGGGCAGGTCTCCTTCAAAAAGATTATCAGACAACATTTCATGGCAAGGACCAGGTCCAGTAGGTATACTAGTGCTATTCAGATCTATGGAATAGAAGGGATTGTCAGGAGTATCTTTCTGAGAACTTGAAGGGGCACTAGATCTGGACTCTACTGCTGAAGGAGAGTAGAAAGCGATAGGTTCAATTTCACTGAGAGCAGTGAGCATTTGTTTAAAGGTAGAAGAAGGATCAGACATATTTGACTCGAGTAAGAATAAAACAAAGCTTTTCGAAGACAAAGCAAAAAAGGAAGAACAGTTTTTATctttaacttttcttattttttttaaaaaaaagagagaaggaatgTTGAGAGACAGATTTGAGAAatcaaaaagaaacaaaaagggttttaaaatgatttgaaacGGTGCCAGGTCCTTGATTTGACGTGTCACTTGAAGGATAAGCGATGGGACTAACGGTCAGAATGACCGATGACTGACATGTGGCATTATCAACGGTCATATtttttcagtttaaaattaatgtacAAATGCTAACCTGGACAGGCACCAGGTACCATAACACAGTTTTATCCTTATTCCCCAGTTGTTCTAGTCATGTCTTTACTAAGCTAGTCCTTCCTGAAGGTATACCTACAATAGGTACCAAAATGATCTAATCTAGATAGTAAATTATTAACACAAAGGATAACTGTACTGCAAATTTAGCCATCAAGGGAATTCAACTGTTGAAGCTCCGGATTTCAGTTAGAGATCATCAAGCCCAACTTCAATCTatttctctcaaattgatcTTTACTGAGAGCCTTAGTGAAGATGTCTGCAATTTGTTCTTCTGTCGGACAATATGTAAGCACAATATTCCCCTTTTCAACATTGTCCCTCAAaaagtgatgtctaacatcaatgtgCTTTGTTCACTTATTGTGAACTGGATTTTTTCCCATACTAACTGCACTAGTATTGTAACACATAAGAGGAATAGCGTTGATGTTTATACCAAAATCCTCCAAGTGTTGTTTGATCCACAACAATTGTGAACAACATGCAGAAGAGCCACAAAATTCTGTTTCTTGGTTCCCCAAGAAATGAGTGAagatccaaggaaatgagccaTTCCAGAAGTACTCTTCCTATCAACTTGATAACCAGCAAAATCAGTATCTGCAAAGCCAATCAGATCAAAAGTATCGCCTGCTGGATAGAAGAGAACCAGGTCCCCTGTCTTCTTCAAGTATCTTAGAATATGTTTTGCAGCCTTCAGATGTGAATCACGAGGACATGCTTGGAACCTggcacacattccaacactGTAAACAATATCAGGTCTGCTAGCAGTCAGATATAACAAGGATCCAATGATTCCCCTATACATGGTTTGATTCACAAGAGGATCAGATTCCTCTACTACAAGCTTGGAATTTGttcccataggagtatcaataggtttggagtcaaacatattgaatttcttcagtATCTCCTTAATGTACTTCTCCTGACTGATTGAGATtccatttgatgattgcttgatttgtaGACCAAGGAAGAATGTCAGttcacccatcatgctcatttcaaaTTCCTTTCCCATTAATGATGAGTATTCTTCACACAAATGTTCTGAAGTAGCTCCAAATATTATACCATCCACATAGACCTGAATAATAAgcaattcttgttctctttttaataagaacaaggtattgtctattttttctcttttgaaaccATTCTTCAAAAGAAACTTTGACAGCCTTTCATACCATGCTCTAGGAGCTTGTTTCAAGCCATACAGTGCCTTATTCAATCTGAACACATGATCTGGTAACTCAGCATCTTCAAACCCAGGAGGTTGTTTAACAAATACCTCCTCTTTCAGATCTCCATTTAGAAATGCACTTTTGACACCCATTTGATACAACTTGAATCCCATAAATGCTGCAAAGGCTATCAAAATTCTAATGGCCTCCATCCTTGCAACAGGTGCAAAGGTCTCATcatagtctattccttcctcTTGATTGTATCCCTTAACCACTAGCCTGGATTTGTTTCTGGTAATCACTCCATTTTCATCGAGCTTGTTTCTGAAAACCCATTTGGTTCCTATCACTGTTCTGCCAGcaggtcgaggaaccaggtaccacactttgcttctttcaaactggtGAAGTTCTTCTTGTATAGAGTTGACCCAATCTGCATCACCTAATGCCTCTTTCACATTTTTaggctcaatagatgatatgaatgctgagaatgcaactagatttcttgtttttgatctagtgTGAATTCCAGAGTTCAAAGGAGAGATAAGATTATCAAGAGGATGTGATGAATTGTGTTTCCATCCTGGTCTCAAAGCAGACTGGTTGAGATGATCAacatgttcttcttcttcttcttcaatgatgGCATCATTTTCTTGAGAGCTTGATGTACTTTGACTGGAATTCAGAGTAGTACCACGTACCTCATCACATTTTTCAACTTCATCAGTCCTTTCAGATAAACTATGATTATTGTTATCACAGTCATTTTTCAACTGATGTTCTGCATCCGCTTCACTTCCTTCAATCTTCTGTGAATTGAACAGCTTGATcacttcatcttcatcatttgatccatttattttcaagtttctatcttcatcaaacacaacatgaatgctttcttcaatgcattgagttattttattgaatattctGTATGCTTTACTCGATGaaaaatatccaacaaacacTCCTTTATCACTTctaggatcaaattttcccagatcATCATTTCCATTGTTCAGTACAAAACATTTGCAGCCAAAAGCCCTAAGATAACTCAACATAGGCTTTCTGTTGTTGAGCAACTCATAGGGGGTCTTATTCAAAACAGCCCTTATCAGACACCTGTTAGTAACATGACATGCTGTGTTTACAGCTTCAGCCCAGAaactttgaggaagatttgactcAATGATCATGGTCCTGGCAATGTTCACCAAggttctgttttttctttccaccactccattttgttgaggagttcttggagcagAAAAATTATGACTAGGACCATTTTCCATGCAGAATTGATCCAGTTTTGAGTTCTCAAACTCGGTTCCATGATCTGATCTAATCCCAACAATCACTTGATTCTGTttggtttgaatcattttgagaAACACCACCAATTCATCAGGTGTCTCGGCTTTTGATCTTAGGAATCTTGTCCATATGTatcttgagtagtcatcaactaTCACCAGAATATATTTCTTGCCATTTCTGCTTTGAACCTTCAAAGGTCCACAAAAGTCCATGTGTAACAATTCCATACTCTTGATGAGGATACTTGTTTCTTTGGCTTGAAGGATGATCtaatttgttttcctttgacACAAGCTTCACATATTTTGTTTACACAAAACTTCAACTTTGGCAACCCTCGGACCAGGTCCTTAGAAATCAGTTTATTCAATAAAGATGAGCTCACATGTCCTAGCCTGCGATGCCAGAGAtcagcattttcattttgagcaCTAAGACATGTCAGATCATCTCCATGAGACGTTTCTAAGTTGGCCACATACATGTTTTTACTTCTAAAGGCAGTGAGAATCACTTTGTAGTTAAACTAACCACAGTGCACTTCTCAGAAgtaaacttgacttcatttcCCTTGTCACAAATTTGAGATACACTCAAAAGACTGTACTTCAAACCATCAACATGATACACATTGTCAATTGATTCTTCAAAAGACTTTCCCACTTTaccaactcccaaaatgtaccccttctttccatcaccaaaagagacacctcctccctgaagtgtcttgagtgagaggaaatttttgatGTCACCAGTCAGATGTTTAGAGCATCCACTGtccatataccaacattgactgctgctcctctcactcacctaCACCAAGAATCACTTGTTtagcttgggaacccatttcaatttgagttcccaGAAGGCGGACAAAGGAGTGATCAGATTGTATCTAGTCCAATAGGGCAGTTTTTGAAACTTTCTAACAAAGGACTTTGGAGCAGAgacagattttttctttgaaaatgtaTCAGTTGAAACATGTTTTGGAGGACCAGGTCTCTCTTTTGATACTCTTTGCCTTTCAGTATAATTAGAGAGTCTTTCATGAGAATTTGTCCAGCCAGCACACTCTCCCTTTAAATGCCCATTTTTACCACAGTGAAGACAAagcagattgtcagacacaaaCACATACTTGCTGTGAGGGTTAAAGGGAGGAGTGATATTCAAACTTCCTAGacctttcttattgaaattactctgaTTTGTTGCACTTGACAATAACTTAGCggattttgtccacttaagagatttttcaagttcttcctTAAGTTTGACAATATCCTTTTCTAATTTGTTGCTCTTCTCTAAAGCCAATCCCAGATTTTTCTCAGTGGTTTTCAGTTTTTCTTCAGTTTCAACTTGTAAACCATTTGACCTTCCATTTAGCTTTTCAGCTTCTTCAGTTATCTGAGTCAATTGTTTTTTAAGTTCAGTGTTGTCAGACTCTAGAGACACCATTTTAACTTCCATTTTCGACATTTTCTCCTCCAATTTAACCTTGTTCAAGTTCAGCATTCATAATGTCTCTTTCAAAGGTTAACTCAATTACTGAATCAATCATAACATTTGCTaatgttctcaattttttaagagaataattaTTCAGATCATGTTTCATATCGAGAAGAGTTACCTTATCatcatcttctttattttctgtATGAGCCATGAaagcaaacatttcattgaatatgGTTTCCTTTTCATGAACTGCCACCATAGACACATCATTTGGTTCATCAGGATCTTCTGAGTCACTTAAAGAGTCTCCCCATGCAGCAAGAACCTTTTTGACCACATAGTCAGCAGCAGCTTTGCGATCATTTTTACtgagtaccaggtcccttctcttctctttgtcACTTCTTGGTGTTTGATATTCCTTGTTTTCAGTTTTGAGTAGAGGACACTCTCTAATAAAATGTCCAGCTTTTCCACATTGTAGCAGGTATCATTTTGAGTAGCAGTTCGAGGACCATTTGTTCCTCTTTATTGATGAGATaagccatatcatcatcactggAGTCTTCATCAGATTTGTATTTCAGCATCAAGGACTTATCCTTTTTAAATTCCTTCTTTGACAAATCATGATTTCGATTCAGCTCATGAGTCTTCAGATTCCCAATAAGAGCATCCATTGTCAAAACCTTCAGATCTTTAGCTTCAATAATGGCATCAACCTTGCTTTCCCAGGACTTTGGAAGAATTCGAAGCACTTTCCTGACTTGCTTGCTCATACTGATAGGTTCCGCAAGACTTCTCAGCTCATTGGTAATAGAGGACAATTTTGTGAACATCTCATGAATGGTTTCTCCTTCCTTCATCTTGAAGTTTTCATTCAAAGAGGTGAGCATATCAATCTTtgattctttgacttgttcagttccttcCTGAGCTATTTTTAAACAATCCCAGATTTCTTTTGCAGACTCACAGGCTGAGACACGATTGaactcatcaggtcctatccCACAGACAAGAAGAGTTTTTGCCTTGTAGCCTTTTTCTATCTTCTTTGTATcagcttcatcatatttttttctaggCTTTGGAACAAGCCTGGTTTTCTCTCCATCCTTTTCTTCTATCATCGGAATAAACGGTCCATCTAGTACGATATCCCATAGCTCACTGTCTTCAGCCATGAGGAAATCATGCATCCTAATTTTCCACCAACTTTagaaatgtccattgaaacgaCGAGGTCTTGTTGAAGACTGACCTTCTTCTAGATtaagtggagcagccattctagaacacatatcacttccttggtgttaaccaaatagagagtgcctgctctgataccacttgatagaatatgtgccttcacttatcagtcaatggaccaggtcccttgacacactaATAAGTATGAATagaaagtaaatgcagtttaaacaacacaatgattttacgtggaaacctccttgcttaagggagtaaaaccacgacctgtctcacaggattttcaattgttttcactaatattcacaagcaaaagtgaaacacgattacaacaaatgtgagaagaagCTTTTAATCTCACGTTCAAGCAATAATCTCTATTGCTTACAAAGCCTAAGTAGAAAtaaatctacccactaagctatcccacctaGAAAACATAGAATTTCAATactacccactgattcctttatagtttcaggaatagtttacaatgtaagaccaagagaatatattcttaaacaacTACACTAAATGCTCCAGAGATTTCTGTTATTGTTTGAATAATTATGTTGCTTGTTTGCTGATAGCCTTTGCAAGTGTTCTTGAAAATTCTTTATCAACTTGCAAAAACTGAacatgatgtttaggaaagtgacttttatatgaacaagtcactttccttaaactctttgccattggttggagaagtTTGTCTTTTTGACGCCGTTGGGAAgagtgcacctactttctgtaccttctccagctggcagtcaaccgGCTCGTCACATTGGGagcctggtacctttacaaggtctctgagtttgtcaaatcatcaaaactgcaaataacattttccccctttttgatgatgacaaacaatgcTCTCAGGCACCACTCCAGAGTGTTCCCCCTTACTGTATTCCCCCTCACTTTGTTCCCCCTCACTGTATTCCCCCTCACTTTGTTCCCCCTCACTGTATTCCCCCCCACACATACAACTCAGCCACTTAGCTACTTACCAGTTTTACTTCCCacttttggcatcataaaaaagagatATAGTAAACCAATGATGTCAATAGCAATATCTGATAAGATCAAAGCTAGATAGCAATCAATCAGAAAGGGAAAAACATTCACAATAGATAATAACTAGAACACCAGGGGAATAAGTTTAATAGCATTCCACAATAACATTTAGTACAATAACATTCTTAAGATCTTTACTATGGAAGTGTACTtctaagatttattttatttgtgacGTGATGCAGGAAGAATCATCATCAAATGATACAAATAGAATATTTCTAGTATTTATATATGTTCCAGTAAGTCTAAGTAATTGCATATTGATGATGACATCCTTCAGAAACTTTGCTGGTTGGGAGTATAAACTATTTCCACCATGGAAATTTCACCTTGAAAATAACCCAATCATTGATTCTGATTTATATTTACTTCATCTTCAGGTAATTAGTTATCctcttacaatttttttattttactagtacacataacatattatcCTTGTAATTTCTTgttctttgatttttattataaatataatttttttcaaaatgatttattgatatttttagtattttatcatGAATCTTTCACTTCTgttgtttctttttttgaacttctttatgttagtttgacattttaatattaataaaaatgtatcATATGTCACGTTTTCTATCATGACAACCTAaatgattgtttatttatttctgtcaaatttttttaaacgtTAATATTTTTATGGTATGTTACACCaacactttattatatttttcattgagcTGACAGTCTAGTGGGAACAATCTCTCTATCTTCAAGGTAAGGTAGGGATAAGATAAGTATATACACTACCTTCCTCAATCTCTACTTGTGGGATTATAttggtgtatatatatgttgtatTTCTTAAAAAGTTGAttagtaaaaattaattatgttgttCATCAAACTCTCCAAATGTGTAATATTTAGTTCCTTTTGAAGGAGCACAAGCTAAGGGAAAAAGGTTTACATAATTGGCAAAAAGTTTGTTATGTACCAACAAAGGCAGATGCACTTGTGGTTGGTTTTAGAAGATGGTTGATCAAATATGAAGGTGCTCAAGTTGATTGGGGCACAAAATTTACTGGTGACTTGCAACCAACTCCTTCCAGGGAACAACTTTTGGACACGTATGTATATAGCTCGATAATAATAAATTGTGTGAATCGTCTCATCTAAATATTTTacttgttatatgaattatgcaTAGGAACTGGACACATACAATAAATTGTAGCAGTT includes:
- the LOC107016510 gene encoding uncharacterized protein LOC107016510, which translates into the protein MAEDSELWDIVLDGPFIPMIEEKDGEKTRLVPKPRKKYDEADTKKIEKGYKAKTLLVCGIGPDEFNRVSACESAKEIWDCLKIAQEGTEQVKESKIDMLTSLNENFKMKEGETIHEMFTKLSSITNELRSLAEPISMSKQVRKVLRILPKSWESKVDAIIEAKDLKVLTMDALIGNLKTHELNRNHDLSKKEFKKDKSLMLKYKSDEDSSDDDMAYLINKEEQMEYQTPRSDKEKRRDLVLSKNDRKAAADYVVKKVLAAWGDSLSDSEDPDEPNDVSMVAVHEKETIFNEMFAFMAHTENKEDDDKVKLEEKMSKMEVKMVSLESDNTELKKQLTQITEEAEKLNGRSNGLQVETEEKLKTTEKNLGLALEKSNKLEKDIVKLKEELEKSLKWTKSAKLLSSATNQSNFNKKGLGSLNITPPFNPHSKYVFVSDNLLCLHCGKNGHLKGECAGWTNSHERLSNYTERQRVSKERPGPPKHVSTDTFSKKKSVSAPKSFVRKFQKLPYWTRYNLITPLSAFWELKLKWVPKLNK
- the LOC107016511 gene encoding protochlorophyllide-dependent translocon component 52, chloroplastic-like, whose translation is MTSFRNFAGWEYKLFPPWKFHLENNPIIDSDLYLLHLQFLLKEHKLREKGLHNWQKVCYVPTKADALVVGFRRWLIKYEGAQVDWGTKFTGDLQPTPSREQLLDTCSKAYKSLNALEIILQIISIASSGIAAVAKESVMSIVARYSLVFLALLCFMASRWLSKFIQKFSFP